The window CAAATACATATCCTTCAATGCCTGATTTGGTTTTAATTTTTACCCAAGGCGCTATGTTTTCATCTATTTCTTCAATCGGACCCGTATTTTCTATCACTTCAATCTCTTCGTCTAATTTCAATTTTCCTATCAATTCACTATTTCGATTTGGTTCTTTTCTAAGATTAACTTCAGATTTTCTAACTATATAGATTCCTGAGTTTAGATACGGAATGAACTCATAACATTTACGGGGACATGTATTGCGATCACTCGGAAATGATTTTTGTTGAGTTTTAAAATCAAAACTTGCACGATCCCTACAATCATCAACTTGGTATTGGTTTTTTACATCCCAACAAACTTCATTTACAGTTTGCAAATCTGCATTGAAACTAAGCTCTCGACCGCATTGGAAATTTCCTAATTTTGCAGGTACATTCGTTTGCACTGGTGAATATACAGATGAAAATTCATAACAATCATTTGACTCGGTATATGAATTATTTTTATGATTGATTTCAAAAGATTTTATTTTTTTGGAAGGTGGAAAATAAAAAGTTACCTGAGTGCTACGAATTTTTCCTTCAGAATTATATAACCTAACAGTGAAATCTAAATTTTTATACTTTCCTTTTGCTATTTTTCGAATTTCCGTCTTTTTATCTTTCTCTATTATTTCACTTTCTTTTTTTACATGGAACCTCTCGAAAAAATAGTCGATTTGATTGTCAGAATCGATGACAAAGTCCTTATATCTAGGTATTCGTTCGACAATATATTCTAAATTTTTCGGAATGGTTTTTTCTATTCTTTCTAAGCAAGACAAATGGATTGAAAACAATCCAAAAAGTAAAAGTAGAAACTTAATCATGAAATTCAATTTTTCTTTCTTAATTGGAAATGTAAATGATCAGCGTGTGGCTTTTCCATATCTACGTATATTTCCGTACCTGAAAAATATTCCTTTACCGCTTTATCTTCGATATGAACAACAAGCTCATATCCAGGAGGTACACTTTCTGCCATTATTTTGATTAAATCTTTAACTTTCTCCCTATCGTAATTTGAGGATTCGCTTACATTTATAGCACGATCACCGTCAGAGCCAGGAAATGCAATATCTATTGCAGAAGCGTAATGGTGGTGTCCTTTTGGATCAAGTGAGGTATCTAGCGGACTCACATATGGTGAATTACCCACTCCTGGCATGCTCAAATCATTAATCCTCAAAGGAACAACTGGTTGAATACCATTTTTTATTTGGTATTCTCTCCATTTTAAAGCACTATTAACAAAGAGCTCAGCAGTTTCTCGATTTGTAAATTGATGTATATTGTCTGCATCGTGAAAAGAATATACAGTCCATAAAGTATTTCCATTTGCGTCCTTTCCTTCTTTTAGTATATTATAGCGTACGTTAGAATCAACTCCTACTCCTTTCGCCTTATCAATTTGAATATCTGAACTATGGTAGTTTGGATGTAGTTTATTATGTTCGTTCATGGAATCCACTCTATCCTCCAAATCTTTGCGATCCAGATCAATATTATATTCTCTAAAACCTGTCACAGTTCCAATCATTACATCTCGGCCTCCAGGTGGAATTTCTCCCGCTGCTTCTATCATAGTAACGTTTTGCACATTTGGCACCAACGGTGCAAAAGTAGATTTAGGCTTATAATTATCTGGAATTTTTCCATTCTCATAATCTTTTTTCAATGTCGCATATGATTTTATATCTTTATATAACGATTGAGTATAACCTCTAAGATAATTTTTATCAGCAGGAGAAAGATTGCTATCTTTTAACAGTTCTTCTAAATATACCTTAGCTGGTATTGTACTGCCATCCTTACCAAAAAATCTATCTAATACTTTTGTTTTCATCTCTTGATAATCTTCCGACTTGGGTTCTTTAGGTGGAGGTAATTTTTCTCCTGGCTTTGGTTTTTCCTGTGTATCAACTACTCTATCTTTAGTATTTCCAGAAGAAACAGGATATCCAACAGCAGGTATAAACATTATCCGTTTAAGAAAATTTACGATCCCACTCCCGGCATTCGATTGTGCTGTAGGTGAAGTATACCCTTCTTGGTTTAATATCTTACCTAGTTCATTCAGTAGGTCAGGACTAAGTCCTAAATTAGGTAGATCCCAATTGAGATTCACTCCATCGAGCAGTTTTGAGACCCTATTTCCACCATCGGATGTTGAGGTCGATTCATCTTCTCGCCTTCGAAAATTTCTTAAACTCTCTACTAACGATCCTAAATTCGTAGGTATTCGATTCCCTCCACCTAAGCTTCCAAATTGGGTTAATAATCCTATACCTGTTGCGATTCCTCCTCCAACTGCTAATATTCCTGATAAATTTGGTGATATGTAATCTCCTATTTCACTTAAGAGATTACTGATCACTCCTTCATCCTGAGGTAGTCCATCCAACGCATTCTGGATATCATCATCGCTCATGTTCGCGATATCTGCTGGTGTAAAATCACCACTCGCGAGTAACTTTGCCTTATTTTGATCATTTTGTGTTTGGTCCTGAGCCGCATTGATGTTTTGTTCGGCGAAGTTGATTTCGTCCATTTGGAATCCATCTGGTCCATTCGTTGCGATACTCACACCTGTTAACTCTGCTGAGGTAGAAAGTCCATCCCGATTGACGGTGGAGGTTAGCCCTATCGTGGAGTTTGGATTCGTGTAACCCACACTTGCTGACAGACCCGTTCCTGCCATATCATACATCAAGGAAAAGTTCCAATCTCGCCGTGGACCTTCCCCTGTTGGGTTATAGTTAAATCCGATATTGGCTGCTCCATTGGTTGTATAGTCTCCTGCTAATTGGACTCCATGTCCTATTGAATACGATCCTTGTAATGTTGTATTTCCTTCTTTGGAAAATGCTATACTGACATTGCTTGTGGTATTTCCAAGCCCGATAGACCCACCCCAACCGTTTTCCGGGTGATAGGTGACACCTATACCAGGCGTGATGCCTTCGAGCATTCCTGATTGGAAAGGACCAGCTAATTTGGTGATCCCACCAATCAGTCCGTTGGCGATACCTGCTAAAATTCCTTCTGGCCCATTTTTCGAGCCTGCAGCTCCAAAAAATCAATCTCGCTCGACACTGGCCCACAAAACAAAAAATTGAATGTAGAAAATACAATATTAGCATCTAACAAATGAACCATGGATAACGACCTCCCTCTCTCTTCTACTTTTGTGATTGTTATTTCATGGATTCCTTTTTTGGAAATTTGAACAGGAGGACAAACGACTTTGTTTCGATCAATGTACTCACAAGTATCCTTCGAGTATAGATCGGACGGATGGTTTGGATCATAGACTTCTTTGAATCGAAAGCCGTGATAAATTGTTACTTCACTTTTCCTACAGTTAAAGAATGACATTTCACTGTATCTAAGTTTCGAAATGGCAAAATACTCACCAATGATTAAGGTGACCGCAAAGGAAGGATTGGTAGGTTGAAGGTTCGAATAATGCTTGAAATGATCTTCTCCCGAACAATTGTAATCCCCATGGCATTTCGTTAGATCTTTGAAAATTTTTGTCTCGATCACAACGACGCCCTCATTTAGGTTATGATTGAAACGAAGATAGCCATAGTCGGAACTGTTTAAAACTTCAACTTCATTCTCTTTATACGCAGGAGAGGAACATTGGAGGATGGATAATGATAATAGGAATAAAGGGAATAAATTGCCTTTGTATATGTTCAACACTAAAAACATTCCTTTACTTTTTGTCGTTCTTCATCGAAAATTCCATATCCCAAATGTCGAATGATTTAGTGCATAAATCTGCTTCTTTTATGCATTCTATCGATTTATTTACTAAGCCTATACTTTAGTAAATAAATTGTCTAATTCATCTACTAGTAATCTAATTTTCCTTTTTCATCGACAACCTGTGATTTTCTTCCATCATTCGTATATATAATTCCTTTTATTAATTCATCCCTCTCGAAAGTTCCTTCTGATCTCAATTTACCGTTTTCGTGGTAAACTTTCCCCTTTCCATTTAGCTCTCCATTTTCGTAAGTGCCTTCAGATTTTAGCATTCCATTGTAGTAATATTCTTTACCTTTACCATTTAGTACATCATTTTCTAAAGTTCCTTCGACTTCAAGGTTACCGTTGTCATAATATTTTTTCCCTTTGAACACTTTACCATCGTAAGTTCCTTCAGATTTTAGTATTCCTTTATAATAATTTCTCTCAAACCTGATACCACGCTCATACTTAACGATGCCGTGGGATACTAGATAGCCTTTATCGTCGTAGCCATTCCACCTGTCATTTGTTAACTCTCCCTCTTCAAATGTGCCCTCGGCTTCAAGTTTGCTGCTTTTAAAATCATATTTTCTCCCTTTTCCATTAAGCTCTCCATTCTTGAAAATGCCTTCAGCTTCAAGTTTACCGTTGTCAAAATAATATTTTTTCCCTTTTCCGTTTAACTTATCTTCTTTGAAAGTGCCTTCAGCCCAAAGATTTTCTTCTTCAAGGATTTTTTTTCCACTCCTTGAAAAGTTTCTTCCGCCCGTGGGTTCGTATTCAGAAAAAAGCATATAAGAATTAAAAATATAATCTTGGTTTTAGTCATTGCTCGAAGTCCTCTAAAATACAAAAACTAATAAATTGTTATACGAAAAGTCAAGATTATTAAATCAATAGCTTTTTGGAAATTATGCGATTTCGCGGTGCAGGTAAAGAACTCTTCGAATCGATTATGAAAAACTACCAACATGTAACCGAAGAAGCCCCCTACTCTGCTTGGGATCTCTGCTTCTTACAAAATCAATTCATCGCGGAATAAACTTTTCCGAAATCGAAAGGAAATTGGATGAGAATGTAAGGTTTGAAAGAACCGGTGCAAATGGATATTGGCACAAAAATTCAGACATCGATTCCCCAATTACAAATGAAAGATCATGAAATTAGGCTTACGTAATCGTAGCCAAAGGAGAACCCAATGAGCCAAACGATCATTACAAAAAATTTAGAGGATTATACAAAATTTCGAGTACAATCAGGATTAGAAATTCTAATCAATCGAATTCATCCAAACGCAATCGAAGAAGCCGCTAAGTTCCATCACGAAAACACGTTTTCAAATCATTTCCAGACGTATTATATGGAAATTCTTAAGAACGAAACCTTGTTTCTGAACCAAAAAAACTATTTCTCAGTATTTAAATCGAAATACGGTCTGCAAGGATTCGATACGTACCATTTGCAATCTTTAGAAGATTCAAAAGAAGAGATCTTAACTCTATTACAAACTGGGGATTTGATCACACAATATCAAAAGTATTTTTGGAAACAAAAAATCAAACACAAGGAAGATTACATAGAAAAAGATCTGAATTCATTTTTTACAAAGTTTGTTCATACTTTCTATCCTGATTCCTTTCCTGCACTGGAAAATCCAATTAAAATACTTCTTGGATTTGAAAAAGAAAGTTTCCTGTTTGCATTCTTCTGTATTGCTACCCTTTATCAAAGGTTTATCTTTGAATGCCCAAACCAGATGCAATTGTTAAGAGAAATATTCAAACAAGAAACTCAATCTTTCAATGAGAGAACCAATGCCTATTCCGATTTTAAATTATTAGATTTAATCCTTTGGAAGATTGCGAATTTGGATTCTAATTCGTAGGTTAAAAGTATCTTATTGATTGTTTTCAAGAAGAACTCATTGTTCCTAATCAGATGGCAATCCTCCCCTACTCCATCCATTGTCACCCATGTGGGTAGTTTGGTGTTAACTATGTGACTTGTAGATACTGAGGAACAAACAGAAAGAGACATAATTCGGGATGGTCATCAGCTATCAGAAACTTACAGCTAATTAAAATTCCTCAACATGTCAGGAAAGAACAACCACTACTTTGAAATTCGATTTTGTTAATCTTTCTTCTCTATACATTGACCATTTTTTCGATGGCTTGAAATAGTTTGGTTTGTTCAGCTTTCGTTAGTTTGGAATGTAAAAATGGAAACTTCTTCACAAACTGAGATTTGATGTCCACTTTTGGTTTTTGTTTGGGTGTGGCCTTTCGTTTGTTTGCTAAGTTTTTTAGAGCTTGTTTAAACTCGGTTGGCCCAGGATTCGATTGCTTTGCACCTTGTGCGAGACGCAAGGCTTCTCTGTAAACGGCCTTGTAACGTTTGAGTTGAGGAACAGAGATTCCATGTGTTTTGGAAATCTCGGCAAGAGTTTTGCTGTCCTTTGACGATAAATCTCCGCCACGATTGTCTTTTTGGAATGTGTCGGGAAAAAGATTCACTAAGATGTAGATGACTTGGGCCGGGTCTTTGATTTGCCGTCTGTCAAAGTTGTCGGACAACATCAAAACTTCTAATTCGCGAAGTGTGATTTTTCCTTCGATATAACGAACTGGTGCTTCTGTGATGCCGAGTTCCTTTAGGGCTTTTTTACGGCGGTGGCCTGTGATGAGAGTGTTTGGTTTTAAAGAAAATCCAACGGCGTTTGCTCTTGGACCAAATACGATGAGAGGATCATGGATTCCCCCTTTTTTGATTCGGTCGACAAAACGTGACCAAGCCAATTCATCTTCTTTTTTGGATTTATCCCAATAGTCAAAAAACTTGATATTATCGGGATGATCGAGAAGTTCCGAAACATTGGCATTTCGAACAGGACTCAGTTCCCAGTTTTTGTTTGTTTGCTTTTGGAGTGAAAAGGATTCTTTGTTGGATACTAAAATGTTTTGTCCAAGGGACTCGAACATGGCAGACTTTTTTGTTTTTGCACTCATAAAGAAATCACCTCACTTGCTAAGGAACTAAATTCTTGTTCGGATTTGGATCCTGATTTGAGAAGATTGCCTTTCATAATTGATGACTGCACAGCGGCCGATCTTGTGATAAACGATTTTGTGTATTTAAATTTCCCTTCTTTTAGGATGTCGACTACATCATCTTTAGTTTTGTCGGAAACCATGGAAGGAACGGCAATGTGTTTCGGAGTTTTTAACCCGGATCGACCAATGAGTTCTACTTGTTTTTTGGCTTTGAGAAGGCCAGACAAACTCCAACGATCATACGTGAGTGGAGAGAGAACAATGTCGGCGGCATAGAGTCCAATTTTGAATTCATATACTGGAGATGGTGGAGTGTCGATGATGACATAGTCAAAAGGCAAAGCAGAAATTTCCTTTTTGGAACGAAGGAGTAAACCCGGATCATTTTGAGTTTCGGATCCCAAATCTTGTAAATCCGGAGAGCAAGGTATCACCGTGATCCCTTGAGACTGAAACATACATTCTTTTAGTTGTCTACGATCGGAAAAGGCTTGGTAAGCATTTTTTTTATCAATTTCTTCGATGGAAAGATCACGAAGGAAAAAGTCAGTAAGGGAATATGACTGAGGGTCCAAGTCGATCACTAAAACCTTTTTCTTCAATTGGCTGATTGCCAATGCCAAAAAAATAGAAATTGTGCTTTTGGAAACGCCACCTTTCAAACTTGCCGAAGTGATAATTTTCATTGAGAACCAACTTAGAATGAAATCGGAATAAATTCAAATTTTAATTCTTCGGGAGAGCAAAAAACCAAAGGATCACGTTGATACCTTGGTAGAATACGAGGAACGCCGCCATTCATCTTTCTATTCAAAGTAACCTATGTTTTGGGATTGTAAGATTTTTTACCCAAGTTTAACTTGCAAAACCATGAAATTGCGAGTGCTGATTTTCCTGTTTGCAATCCATATCTCAATTCTGTTAAACTGCAGAAATAATAGCGAAGAAAAATGCAAAGACGATTCAAAAACACGATTCCGAGATTTTTGTATTGGTGGTTTGATTA of the Leptospira bouyouniensis genome contains:
- a CDS encoding SH3 domain-containing protein; this translates as MIKFLLLLFGLFSIHLSCLERIEKTIPKNLEYIVERIPRYKDFVIDSDNQIDYFFERFHVKKESEIIEKDKKTEIRKIAKGKYKNLDFTVRLYNSEGKIRSTQVTFYFPPSKKIKSFEINHKNNSYTESNDCYEFSSVYSPVQTNVPAKLGNFQCGRELSFNADLQTVNEVCWDVKNQYQVDDCRDRASFDFKTQQKSFPSDRNTCPRKCYEFIPYLNSGIYIVRKSEVNLRKEPNRNSELIGKLKLDEEIEVIENTGPIEEIDENIAPWVKIKTKSGIEGYVFGIFLKKPKEFWN
- a CDS encoding ParA family protein, with translation MKIITSASLKGGVSKSTISIFLALAISQLKKKVLVIDLDPQSYSLTDFFLRDLSIEEIDKKNAYQAFSDRRQLKECMFQSQGITVIPCSPDLQDLGSETQNDPGLLLRSKKEISALPFDYVIIDTPPSPVYEFKIGLYAADIVLSPLTYDRWSLSGLLKAKKQVELIGRSGLKTPKHIAVPSMVSDKTKDDVVDILKEGKFKYTKSFITRSAAVQSSIMKGNLLKSGSKSEQEFSSLASEVISL
- a CDS encoding ParB N-terminal domain-containing protein, with translation MSAKTKKSAMFESLGQNILVSNKESFSLQKQTNKNWELSPVRNANVSELLDHPDNIKFFDYWDKSKKEDELAWSRFVDRIKKGGIHDPLIVFGPRANAVGFSLKPNTLITGHRRKKALKELGITEAPVRYIEGKITLRELEVLMLSDNFDRRQIKDPAQVIYILVNLFPDTFQKDNRGGDLSSKDSKTLAEISKTHGISVPQLKRYKAVYREALRLAQGAKQSNPGPTEFKQALKNLANKRKATPKQKPKVDIKSQFVKKFPFLHSKLTKAEQTKLFQAIEKMVNV
- a CDS encoding toxin-antitoxin system YwqK family antitoxin; protein product: MLFSEYEPTGGRNFSRSGKKILEEENLWAEGTFKEDKLNGKGKKYYFDNGKLEAEGIFKNGELNGKGRKYDFKSSKLEAEGTFEEGELTNDRWNGYDDKGYLVSHGIVKYERGIRFERNYYKGILKSEGTYDGKVFKGKKYYDNGNLEVEGTLENDVLNGKGKEYYYNGMLKSEGTYENGELNGKGKVYHENGKLRSEGTFERDELIKGIIYTNDGRKSQVVDEKGKLDY